The Rhizobium sp. BT03 genome has a window encoding:
- the dgoD gene encoding galactonate dehydratase: MKITKLTTYIVPPRWLFLKIETDEGIVGWGEPVVEGRALTVEAAVHELEDYLIGKDPFLIEDHWTVMYRGGFYRGGAAHMSAISGIDQALWDIKGKALGQPIHSLLGGQLRDRIKVYSWIGGDRPADVANNAREVVARGFKAIKLNGCEEMQIVDTNEKVEKAVETIAAIREAIGPHIGIGVDFHGRVHKPMAKVLAKELEPYKLMFIEEPVLSENKEALRDIVNHTSTPIALGERLFSRWDFKQVLSDGYVDIIQPDLSHAGGITECRKIAAMAEAYDVALAPHCPLGPIALAACLQVDAVSYNAFIQEQSLGIHYNKGNDILDYISNKEVFHYADGFVSIPQGPGLGIEVDEAYVIERAKEGHRWRNPIWRHADGSFAEW, from the coding sequence ATGAAGATCACCAAACTCACCACCTATATCGTTCCGCCGCGCTGGCTGTTTTTGAAGATCGAGACCGACGAGGGCATTGTCGGCTGGGGCGAACCGGTCGTCGAAGGCCGCGCGCTCACCGTCGAGGCCGCCGTCCACGAACTGGAAGACTACCTGATCGGCAAGGACCCCTTCCTGATCGAGGACCACTGGACCGTGATGTATCGCGGCGGCTTCTATCGCGGCGGCGCTGCCCACATGAGCGCGATCTCCGGCATCGACCAGGCGCTGTGGGACATCAAGGGCAAGGCCCTCGGCCAGCCGATCCATTCCCTGCTCGGCGGCCAGCTGCGCGACCGCATCAAGGTCTATTCCTGGATCGGCGGCGACCGTCCCGCCGATGTCGCCAACAATGCCAGGGAGGTGGTCGCGCGCGGCTTCAAGGCGATCAAGCTCAACGGCTGCGAGGAAATGCAGATCGTCGACACCAATGAGAAGGTGGAAAAGGCGGTCGAAACCATTGCCGCCATCCGCGAGGCGATCGGCCCGCATATCGGCATCGGCGTCGATTTCCATGGCCGCGTCCACAAGCCGATGGCGAAAGTTCTCGCCAAGGAGCTAGAGCCCTACAAGCTGATGTTCATCGAGGAGCCGGTGCTCTCCGAAAACAAGGAAGCGCTGCGCGATATCGTCAACCACACCTCGACGCCGATCGCACTCGGCGAGCGGCTCTTTTCGCGCTGGGACTTCAAGCAGGTGCTTTCGGACGGCTATGTCGATATCATCCAGCCGGATCTTTCGCATGCCGGCGGCATCACCGAATGCCGCAAGATCGCGGCCATGGCCGAAGCCTACGACGTGGCGCTGGCGCCGCATTGCCCGCTCGGCCCGATCGCGCTTGCCGCCTGCCTGCAGGTCGATGCCGTCAGCTACAACGCCTTCATCCAGGAACAGAGCCTCGGCATCCACTACAACAAAGGCAACGACATCCTCGACTACATCTCCAACAAGGAGGTGTTCCACTATGCCGATGGGTTCGTGTCGATCCCGCAAGGCCCTGGTCTCGGCATCGAGGTCGACGAGGCCTATGTCATCGAGCGCGCCAAGGAGGGCCATCGCTGGCGCAACCCGATCTGGCGCCATGCCGATGGCAGCTTCGCCGAGTGGTGA
- a CDS encoding FadR/GntR family transcriptional regulator, whose translation METNERQGGAESPGIERRPRVRRNVTAAIAQDICAERYPSGSPLPRENDLCELYGVSRTVIRESLKVLESKGLVRGKPRIGTTVCDRDDWNILDADVLDWIGPYIKDFDLLGCILEARRTIEPAAAEYAAERASAQEIADLDKAWRQMRDSAGDPESFTDADVMFHTVLLTASHNQVFRRLSSAIHAALKYALHASNIGVENREDAVLVHGQLVEALRMRDKAGARDCANRMLDLAVRDLAAAEKAIGRTK comes from the coding sequence TTGGAAACAAACGAGCGACAGGGCGGAGCCGAAAGCCCCGGCATCGAGCGCCGCCCGCGTGTACGCCGCAACGTCACAGCGGCGATCGCTCAGGATATCTGCGCGGAGCGTTATCCCTCGGGCTCGCCGCTGCCCCGCGAAAACGATCTCTGCGAACTCTACGGCGTCAGCCGCACCGTCATTCGCGAATCGCTGAAAGTGCTGGAATCCAAGGGTCTCGTCCGCGGCAAGCCGCGCATCGGAACCACCGTCTGCGACAGAGACGACTGGAATATCCTCGATGCCGACGTGCTCGATTGGATAGGTCCTTATATCAAGGACTTCGACCTGCTCGGCTGCATTCTCGAAGCCCGCCGCACCATCGAGCCGGCAGCGGCCGAATATGCCGCCGAGCGCGCCAGCGCCCAGGAGATCGCCGATCTCGACAAGGCCTGGCGGCAGATGCGCGACAGTGCCGGCGATCCGGAAAGCTTCACCGATGCCGACGTCATGTTCCATACGGTGCTGCTCACCGCCAGCCACAACCAGGTCTTCCGCCGCCTGTCGAGCGCCATTCACGCGGCGCTGAAATATGCGCTGCATGCCTCCAACATCGGCGTCGAGAATCGCGAGGATGCGGTGCTCGTTCACGGCCAGCTGGTCGAGGCCCTGCGCATGCGCGACAAGGCTGGCGCCCGCGACTGCGCCAACCGCATGCTCGATCTTGCGGTGCGCGATCTTGCCGCCGCTGAAAAGGCGATCGGCAGAACGAAATAA
- a CDS encoding arabinose ABC transporter substrate-binding protein, whose product MRLFKAAILAGTFAILTAGSAFSADVKIGFIVKQPEEPWFQDEWKFADQAAKEKGFTVVKIGAEDGEKVQSAIDNLGAQGAQGFIICTPDVKLGPGIVAKAEANQLKLMTVDDRLVSADGKPLEDVPHMGISATKIGETVGQAIVDEIKTRGWDMKNVGAIRVSYDQLPTAVDRVEGAIAVLKSAGFPAENIYDAPQAKTDTEAALNAATTVLNKHADVKYWVAFGLNDEAVLGAVRASESVGIPATNVIGVGIGGADSAINEFKKPAATGFFGTVIISPKRHGYETALNMYDWIANGKEPAKLTLTSGSLALRGDYDKVRKDLGIE is encoded by the coding sequence ATGCGCTTGTTCAAAGCAGCCATCCTGGCTGGCACTTTCGCCATCCTGACAGCCGGCTCGGCATTTTCCGCAGACGTCAAGATCGGGTTCATCGTCAAGCAGCCCGAAGAGCCGTGGTTCCAGGACGAATGGAAATTTGCCGACCAGGCGGCGAAGGAAAAAGGCTTTACCGTCGTCAAGATCGGCGCGGAAGACGGCGAGAAGGTTCAGTCGGCGATCGACAATCTCGGCGCCCAAGGCGCGCAGGGCTTCATCATCTGCACGCCCGACGTCAAGCTCGGTCCCGGCATCGTCGCCAAGGCCGAAGCCAACCAGCTGAAGCTGATGACGGTCGACGACCGTCTCGTCAGCGCCGACGGCAAACCGCTGGAAGACGTGCCGCATATGGGTATCTCGGCCACCAAGATCGGCGAGACCGTCGGCCAGGCGATCGTCGACGAAATCAAGACGCGCGGCTGGGACATGAAGAATGTCGGCGCGATCCGGGTCTCCTACGATCAGCTGCCAACCGCCGTCGACCGCGTCGAGGGCGCCATCGCGGTGCTGAAGTCTGCCGGCTTCCCGGCCGAAAACATCTATGACGCGCCGCAGGCAAAGACCGATACGGAGGCAGCGCTGAATGCGGCAACCACCGTTCTCAACAAACATGCCGACGTCAAATACTGGGTCGCCTTCGGCCTCAACGATGAAGCCGTCCTCGGCGCTGTGCGTGCCTCCGAATCGGTCGGCATTCCGGCTACCAATGTCATCGGCGTCGGCATCGGCGGCGCGGATTCGGCGATCAACGAGTTCAAGAAGCCGGCCGCGACCGGCTTCTTCGGCACGGTCATCATCTCGCCAAAGCGCCACGGCTACGAGACGGCGCTGAACATGTACGACTGGATCGCCAACGGTAAGGAGCCGGCAAAGCTGACGCTGACCTCCGGTTCGCTGGCGCTGCGCGGCGATTACGACAAGGTCCGCAAGGATCTTGGCATCGAGTGA
- the araG gene encoding L-arabinose ABC transporter ATP-binding protein AraG, whose translation MAFLEFNNISKGYPGVQALADVSFSVEKGGVHGLMGENGAGKSTLIRVLSGDQAADGGRILIDGEEQKYSSVRDAFHAGIVVIHQELQLVPELTVAENLWLGRFPAKGGVIHSTRLIETVRAKLKEIGIDVDPSAKVASLSIGARQMVEIAKAVMLDARVIALDEPTSSLSSRESEILFSLIGKLKAKGTVILYVSHRLDEIFRLCDSLTVLRDGKLAAHHPDIAETTREQIISEMVGREISNVWGWRERPLGDIRLEVKGLSGPKLRNPIGFSVRQGEIVGFFGLIGAGRSEMARLLYGADVRHQGQVAIDGVAVPPNNPKAAINAGMVLCPEDRKFDGIVQGRSIEENIAISSRRHFSPFGILSPKKEAALADRFIARLRVRTPSRKQDIINLSGGNQQKVILGRWLSEQGIKVLVIDEPTRGIDVGAKSEIYEILYELAAGGMAIVVISSELPEVMGICDRIMVMCQGRVAANVARQDFDERAILTAALPDKNAAGSI comes from the coding sequence ATGGCTTTTCTCGAATTCAACAATATCTCCAAGGGATATCCCGGCGTGCAGGCGCTCGCGGATGTTTCCTTCTCCGTCGAGAAGGGCGGCGTGCATGGCCTGATGGGCGAGAACGGCGCCGGCAAATCGACGCTGATCCGCGTGCTGTCAGGCGATCAGGCCGCCGATGGCGGCCGCATCCTGATCGACGGCGAGGAGCAAAAGTATAGCTCCGTGCGCGATGCCTTTCATGCCGGCATCGTCGTCATCCATCAGGAACTGCAGCTCGTCCCGGAGTTGACGGTGGCCGAAAACCTCTGGCTTGGGCGCTTTCCGGCCAAGGGCGGCGTCATCCATTCGACGAGGCTGATCGAGACGGTGCGGGCGAAGCTTAAGGAAATCGGCATCGATGTCGACCCGTCGGCCAAGGTCGCCTCGCTTTCGATCGGCGCGCGGCAGATGGTCGAGATCGCCAAGGCCGTCATGCTCGACGCGCGGGTGATCGCTCTCGATGAGCCGACCTCCTCGCTTTCGTCGCGCGAGAGCGAAATCCTGTTTTCCCTCATCGGCAAGCTGAAGGCGAAGGGAACGGTCATTCTCTATGTCTCGCATCGTCTCGATGAGATTTTTCGGCTTTGCGACAGCCTGACGGTGCTGCGCGACGGCAAGCTCGCCGCCCACCATCCCGATATCGCCGAGACGACACGCGAGCAGATCATCTCGGAAATGGTCGGGCGCGAGATCAGCAATGTCTGGGGATGGCGCGAGCGCCCGCTCGGCGACATCAGGCTGGAGGTCAAAGGCCTGTCGGGACCGAAGCTGCGCAACCCGATCGGTTTTTCCGTCCGCCAGGGCGAGATTGTCGGCTTCTTCGGCCTGATCGGCGCCGGCCGCAGCGAGATGGCGCGGCTGCTCTACGGCGCCGACGTCAGGCATCAGGGCCAGGTCGCCATCGACGGCGTTGCCGTCCCGCCGAACAATCCGAAGGCGGCGATCAATGCCGGCATGGTGCTCTGCCCCGAGGACCGCAAATTCGACGGCATCGTCCAGGGCCGATCGATCGAAGAGAATATCGCGATTTCGTCGCGCCGGCATTTCTCGCCCTTCGGCATCCTGAGCCCGAAAAAAGAGGCGGCGCTGGCCGATCGGTTCATTGCCCGGCTTCGGGTGCGAACCCCGTCGCGCAAGCAGGACATCATCAATCTCTCCGGCGGCAACCAGCAGAAGGTCATTCTCGGCCGCTGGCTTTCCGAGCAGGGCATCAAGGTGCTGGTCATCGACGAGCCGACGCGCGGCATCGATGTCGGGGCGAAATCGGAAATCTACGAGATCCTCTATGAGTTGGCGGCCGGCGGCATGGCGATCGTGGTGATATCAAGCGAATTGCCCGAAGTGATGGGCATCTGCGATCGCATCATGGTGATGTGCCAGGGCAGGGTGGCGGCCAATGTCGCCCGCCAGGATTTCGACGAGCGCGCCATCCTCACCGCTGCGCTCCCCGACAAGAATGCCGCAGGCAGCATTTAG
- the araH gene encoding L-arabinose ABC transporter permease AraH — MNSLKKILLGEQGLVVIFAAAFVIVSLFVPNFLTERNMLGLLQSVVTIGIVACTMMFCLASRDFDLSVGSIVAFSGMIAVMVSNATGSIPLGLLAALLCGAVVGFVNGIVIARFRINALITTLATMQIVRGLALIASDGRAVGINDPAFYQLALSRFLTVPTPIWIMLMLFLLFGFVLNRTVFGKNTLAIGGNPEASRLAGVNVVNMRIWIFALQGFVCGIAGILLASRITSGQPNAATGLELSVISACVLGGVSLAGGRAAMSGVIVGVLIMGIAENVMNLLNIQAFYQYVVRGLILLIAVLLDNLRSSAAGRRG; from the coding sequence ATGAATTCGTTGAAAAAAATCCTTCTCGGCGAACAGGGGCTGGTGGTGATCTTCGCTGCCGCCTTCGTGATCGTCTCGCTCTTCGTTCCGAACTTCCTGACCGAGCGAAACATGCTGGGGCTGCTGCAGTCGGTGGTGACGATCGGAATCGTCGCCTGCACGATGATGTTCTGCCTGGCGTCGCGCGATTTCGACCTTTCGGTCGGGTCGATCGTCGCCTTCTCCGGCATGATCGCCGTGATGGTCTCGAACGCCACGGGCTCCATTCCGCTCGGGTTGCTGGCCGCCCTGCTGTGCGGCGCCGTCGTCGGCTTCGTCAACGGCATCGTCATCGCCCGGTTCCGCATCAATGCGCTGATCACCACGCTTGCGACCATGCAGATCGTGCGCGGACTGGCGCTGATCGCCTCGGATGGCCGTGCGGTCGGCATCAACGATCCGGCTTTCTATCAACTGGCCCTGTCGCGCTTCCTGACCGTGCCGACGCCGATCTGGATCATGCTGATGCTTTTCCTCCTCTTCGGTTTCGTGCTCAACCGCACCGTCTTCGGCAAGAACACGCTGGCGATCGGCGGCAATCCCGAGGCCTCGCGGCTTGCCGGCGTCAACGTCGTCAACATGCGCATCTGGATCTTTGCGCTGCAGGGCTTCGTCTGCGGCATTGCCGGCATCCTGCTGGCCTCGCGCATCACCTCCGGCCAGCCGAATGCGGCGACGGGACTTGAGCTTTCGGTGATTTCGGCCTGCGTTCTCGGCGGCGTTTCGCTGGCCGGCGGACGGGCGGCCATGAGCGGCGTCATCGTCGGCGTGCTGATCATGGGCATTGCCGAAAACGTTATGAATCTGCTGAATATCCAGGCATTCTATCAGTATGTCGTGCGCGGGCTGATCCTGCTGATCGCCGTGCTGCTCGACAATTTGCGATCTTCGGCCGCGGGACGACGTGGATGA
- a CDS encoding aldose 1-epimerase — protein MNQERAVGDIELRHGELAVRVSARGAAVAAATFRGMPFLVAAGGPDGAMANFAMVPFGNRVEGNAMSFAGRDYAFQPNTSDPLYRHGDGWLGLWQLEDSSSEHAQFSFSRSADRVSPYAYLTRQEIRLAGDALVLTLSVENRGAAALPFGLGQHPFFVRTPQTRLTIAADRYWSERADHLPDVPGPVPEYFDFRSEKLLPQRWMNNAFEGWNGRAAIAWPELGIQAALDADGALERFMLYMPVDRNDFFCLEPMSHLPNGHHLPDFGGLAPLAPGEILAGTVTIRMSGLPAQSEGR, from the coding sequence ATGAACCAAGAACGAGCGGTAGGCGACATCGAACTGAGGCACGGCGAGCTCGCCGTCCGGGTCAGCGCCCGGGGTGCTGCGGTCGCTGCCGCGACGTTTCGAGGCATGCCCTTTCTCGTTGCGGCCGGCGGGCCTGATGGCGCGATGGCGAATTTTGCGATGGTGCCGTTCGGCAATCGCGTCGAAGGCAACGCCATGTCCTTCGCCGGGCGCGACTATGCCTTCCAGCCGAATACCTCAGATCCGCTCTATCGTCACGGCGACGGCTGGCTCGGCCTCTGGCAGCTTGAAGACTCCAGTTCAGAGCATGCGCAATTTTCCTTTTCCCGTAGCGCCGACAGGGTTTCACCCTATGCCTATCTGACCCGGCAGGAGATCCGTCTCGCCGGCGATGCGCTGGTGCTGACGCTGTCCGTCGAAAACCGAGGCGCGGCGGCGCTTCCGTTCGGGCTCGGGCAACACCCTTTCTTCGTACGGACGCCACAGACGAGACTGACGATTGCGGCCGATCGCTATTGGAGCGAGCGGGCGGACCATTTGCCTGATGTGCCCGGTCCTGTGCCCGAGTATTTCGATTTCAGATCGGAAAAGCTCTTGCCGCAGAGATGGATGAACAATGCCTTCGAGGGGTGGAACGGGCGGGCGGCCATCGCCTGGCCGGAGCTTGGAATTCAGGCGGCGCTTGACGCCGACGGCGCGCTTGAGCGCTTCATGCTCTATATGCCGGTCGACCGGAACGACTTCTTCTGCCTCGAGCCGATGAGCCACCTGCCGAATGGCCACCACCTGCCTGATTTTGGCGGGCTCGCGCCGCTTGCGCCCGGTGAAATTCTTGCCGGCACGGTGACGATCCGGATGTCGGGGTTGCCGGCTCAATCGGAGGGGAGATAG
- a CDS encoding SDR family oxidoreductase, translating into MGSRLQGKHILITGAAQGIGLAMAKAFLREDAAVFLVDRDAALLAKSAKELKGIGGRLGYLPADITDAGTITTLVAQANEEIGQLNALVNNAGVNVFSEPLATTDEMWNRCFDINLKGAWNCCKAVLPGLIEQGGGVILNIASTHAFTIIPHTFPYPLAKHALLGMTKSLGLEYAARNIRVNALAPGYVSTQKVIDYWNGFPDPEAAKAETMRLHPGGRIATPEEIAMAAVFMISDECPFMNATCLTIDGGLGVLQHPA; encoded by the coding sequence ATGGGCAGCCGCCTGCAGGGCAAGCACATCCTGATAACAGGTGCCGCGCAGGGTATCGGTCTTGCGATGGCGAAGGCCTTTCTGAGGGAGGATGCCGCCGTCTTTCTTGTCGACCGCGACGCCGCACTGCTGGCGAAGTCGGCCAAAGAGCTCAAAGGCATCGGTGGGCGGCTTGGTTATTTGCCGGCCGACATTACCGATGCCGGAACGATCACGACGTTGGTCGCGCAGGCGAATGAAGAGATCGGGCAGTTGAACGCGCTCGTCAACAATGCCGGTGTCAACGTCTTTTCCGAACCGCTCGCGACGACGGACGAGATGTGGAACCGCTGCTTCGATATCAATCTCAAGGGCGCGTGGAACTGCTGCAAGGCGGTGCTGCCTGGGCTGATCGAACAGGGCGGCGGGGTCATCCTCAACATCGCTTCGACACATGCCTTCACCATCATCCCGCACACATTTCCCTATCCGCTGGCAAAACATGCGCTGCTGGGGATGACGAAATCGCTCGGGCTCGAATATGCTGCCCGCAATATCCGGGTCAACGCGCTGGCACCGGGTTATGTCTCGACGCAGAAGGTGATCGATTACTGGAACGGCTTCCCCGATCCGGAAGCCGCCAAAGCCGAGACGATGAGGCTGCATCCCGGCGGGCGCATCGCCACACCTGAGGAGATCGCCATGGCGGCCGTGTTCATGATCTCCGACGAGTGCCCGTTCATGAATGCCACCTGCCTGACGATCGACGGCGGCCTCGGCGTCTTGCAGCATCCCGCCTGA
- a CDS encoding OsmC family protein, which translates to MQINRTASAHWTGGLKDGKGLISTQSGALKDYPYGFASRFEGIPGTNPEELIGAAHAGCFTMALSLILGEAGFTAEHMETSAKVTLESVEGGFAITAIHLSLTGRIPGADEATFTELANKAKAGCPISKALAAVPITLDVKLG; encoded by the coding sequence ATGCAGATCAATCGCACGGCTTCGGCTCATTGGACCGGTGGCCTCAAAGACGGCAAAGGCCTGATCTCGACGCAGAGCGGCGCCCTGAAGGACTATCCCTACGGCTTTGCCAGCCGCTTCGAAGGCATTCCCGGCACCAACCCGGAAGAACTGATCGGCGCTGCCCATGCCGGCTGCTTCACCATGGCGCTGTCCTTGATCCTCGGTGAAGCCGGCTTTACCGCCGAGCATATGGAAACCTCCGCCAAAGTGACGCTCGAAAGCGTCGAGGGCGGCTTTGCCATCACCGCTATCCATCTTTCGCTCACTGGCCGTATTCCCGGCGCCGACGAAGCGACCTTCACCGAACTCGCCAACAAGGCCAAGGCCGGCTGCCCGATTTCCAAGGCGCTTGCCGCCGTTCCGATTACGCTCGACGTCAAGCTCGGCTGA